The Chlorocebus sabaeus isolate Y175 chromosome 9, mChlSab1.0.hap1, whole genome shotgun sequence genome includes a window with the following:
- the FXYD4 gene encoding FXYD domain-containing ion transport regulator 4: protein MERVTLALLLLAGLTALEANDPFANEDDPFYYDWKNLQLSGLICGGLLAITGIVAVLSSKCKCKSSQKQHSPVLEKTIPLITPGSTTTC from the exons ATGGAGAGAGTGACCCTGGCCCTTCTCCTACTGGCAG GCCTGACTGCCTTGGAAGCCAATGACCCATTTG CCAATGAAGATGATCCCTTCTACTATG ACTGGAAAAACCTGCAGCTGAGCGGACTGATCTGCGGAGGGCTCCTGGCCATTACTGGGATCGTGGCAGTTCTGA GTAGCAAATGCAAATGCAAGAGCAGCCAGAAGCAGCACAG TCCCGTACTTGAGAAAACTATCCCACTCATCACTCCAG GCTCTACCACTACCTGCTGA